Within the Methanobacterium sp. BRmetb2 genome, the region TTTTGAAAGAATAGCTTCCCCTTTTAAGTTATTTGAGTTTAATAGTTCCTTGGTAAGAGCTGCTAGCTTTCCACTGAAACTGACCTGTTTATCAAAGAGGAAATATACATATCCCGTTTTATACGTTGATAAAATATCCACAATCTTTTTCAAAGCTTTTTCAGTAGTTGGATCGTATTTATATTTTCCAAATACTGCATTTAAATCTCTCAGGAAATCATCATCACCTACAACAAGGTCTTCATATTTTCTTTTACAGATAGTTTCAATGGTTATTAGAACGTTATAACCATCAATTAATACGGTTTGGTCTCTTAGTTGTTCTAGATCTACCTTCTTTTTCTTTCTGGATTCTGAAACTTCAAGGGAAAAAACAGATCTTGCCAGCAAATTTCTCTGACTTTTATTTAGTAAGTATCGATTAGCAACAAAAGTAATTGCACTCTTTTTTTTATAACCCTGATTTAGAAGAAATCTCAGATCAAATTTGGCAGATTCAATTTTTTCAGATTTATTTTTTCTAAGGGATATTTCTCTCATAATAATTTTTAGAATGAATTATATTAAATCATGCATAATCCTTATTGCATCCAGTAAGCCATGAGAATAGGTAATACATCCGAAAGAGGTTAAATAATCTTTTTTTTCAAGATAATATTTGGTGTCTGTGTTATAATTTATTGCTCTTTCAATAATCTCTTTTTCTTTAGTATTGAATTGCATATCTTCAATTTCATTTAAATTTTTTGCAAATAATTCAATATCCTTTTTAATTCTTTCTTCATAATTCATTTTATCACATAGGTACGGACATATCGTTAATGGAAAAAGTGGTTATATTTAATTTCAATTTAAAGTCTGTTTTTTTTTAACTGTATCCAGGAATGATATACTCTCTGTAAAACTGTGAAATAGCCTAATATCATAACAATGATAACTGCAATTTCAATTATGTTTGTTTCTAAGAATAAAGTCAGAATTACACCAGCTAATATTATAAAAATTCGTTCGGCACGTTCTGCTATTCCTACATCACATGTTATTCCTTCTGCTTCCGCTCTTGCTCTAACATAACTTACGGTTAATGAGGCATGTAAAGCAAGAATACCAAAGATCCAGTTAACATAACCTCCATAGATAAGACCGATTATAATGAATGCATCAGCAAACCTATCTGCTGTAGAATCCAAAATTCCACCAAATTTGGTAGGTGAATATTTATTTCTAGCTACAGCACCATCTATTACATCCATCAATCCACTTAAAATAATTAAAAATGCTCCCCATATTAAATTTTGAGTAGCAAACATATAAGCAGCTATTAAACTAATAATTAAACCAATTATAGTAATAATATTTGGATTTAAAGGAATTTTTCGTGCAATAGGGTCAAGGTATGATCTAACATATGGTCGCAATTTGTTTAGCATAATGTAAGTTATAAGTTTCAGTGATATATATGTTGATAAAACAATGATTAAAATTCTAGAGATAATATTAATTAAAGATGATAATATGAATTTAACACGCATTAACCCTAAAAATCCGGATAAAGATAAGATAAAAAGGTTTATTGAAATATTACGGGATGGAGGAGTAATTGTATATCCTACTGACACGGTTTATGGGATAGGCGCTAATATTTTCAATGAGGATGCAGTAAGAAGGGTTTATTCAATCAAAAAGAGAGAATATGGTAAACCAATTTCAGTATGTGTTTCCAGTGTTGATGAAATTGATAAAATAGCTTTTCTGGATTTAAGTTCAAAGAGATTTATTGAAAAAATATTGCCCGGTCCATTTACCGTGATTTTAGACAGGAAAGATCACGTACCCGATATTTTAACGGCAGGCAGTAAAAAAATAGGTGTTAGGATTCCAAATAGTCCTCTGTGCATGGAATTATCAAGAGAATTTCCCATAACTACCACCAGTGCAAATTTATCTGGAGGAAAGGTATTAGAATCTGTTGATGATATTTTAAGGGAATTAGGGGAAGCAGTTGATGTGGTTATTGATGCAGGTCCGATAAGAAAAGCCCAACCTTCGACAGTGATTGATCTAACTGGTTCCAAACCAAAAATTTTGCGAAAGGGATCTGATTTACCTTTTTATATTATTTAGAGTATTTACAGTTTCATTTATTAATCATCCCACTAAATTATTATTAGAGTTAATGAGAAAAATTTTTTAGTCTAATTTCTTTTAATGTGCTAATGCCCCTAAAAGGAAATTGAAATGTAACTTTTTTTTAGTGTAAATATTATTTATTATAAAAAATCTAAAGATTAAATGAGGAATAAATTTGAATGTATTATCAAATATGAAAAAAAACGCCAAGATACCTGTAGGATGTTCAATTGATCATATTATGGGGGGTGGTGTTGAGAAAGGAACCTTAACTCAATTTTATGGCCCACCGGGGTCTGGTAAGACTAATATAACACTTAATTTAGCTGTAAAAACTGCTAAAAATGGTAAAAAAGTTATTTATATTGATACTGAGGGCGGAATATCTATTGATAGGATTAAACAGATAGCTGGAAATCATTTTGATAATTTGGCTGGTAGAATAATAGTATTTGAACCCACAACATTTAAAGAACAGAATGAAACTTTAAATAAAATAGAATACCTCATAGAATCTAAAAAAGAAGAGGTTGATGTTATTATATTGGATTCTGCAGTGGCACTATATCGTTTAAAAGAAAAAAATTCACAACAGTTTAATCGTGAGTTAGGAATGCAGATGGCACTTTTATCTAGGATAGCCCGTAAATATAATGTGGCAGTTATTATTACGAATCATATTTACTCTGTTTTTGATGACAATGGACACGGCTCAATAGAACCTGTGGGCGGAACTATATTGAAATATTGGAGTAAAACCATGGTTGAACTGGAAAAAGGGGATACTATTGGAGAGAGAATTGCTGTTTTAAAAAGACATAGAAACCGTCCAGAAGGACTAAAAGCAAGATTTATGATAGTTGATACTGGATTAAAGAATTGTGTCTAATTTTTCAATATGTTAACTGTAATGAAAAATGATACAAGTATCTCTTGAAGCTTTTAATGGTTCATGAAATGGAACTATTTTAAATTTGATTCTGTTAAATTTATTAATAAGAGTAAATAATACTGTTATAATCATAATTGAATTGTAATTTTTTAACAATTTAATTAACTTTTAAAAAAATAAAATAATATAAAGTGAATTTAGTCACTATAAAAATTCTAAGTAACTTCTAATCGTATAAAAAAAATTAGATTAGGACTTAAAATAATAAACACGCATTAAATAATGATCTAATGGTCGTGATATGATGATTTCGCCAAAAAAATATGCAAGAGCTGCAAAAATATTACCTAAAGGTTTTAAAACAGCAAATGAATTTTTCAATTATATCTACCAAGAAAAAGACATGATCTGGATGGGTCAAAACACCAATCATTTACATAAAAACAAAGATATAATGGACGCCATGATTGGATGCATTGAAAATCGAGATTACTCTAAATATCCTCCACCAGAAGGATTTCCTGAGTTAAAAGATTTAATTAGAAAAGATTTAGGTTTAGGTAATGAATTCGATGTTTTAGTTACAGCGGGCGGTACTGAATCTCTTTATCTAAGTATTAATGATATTATGGATCCTACAGATAATATCTTAACCTGTGATCCTGGTTACCTTATTATAGATAACTTTGCAACTAGATTTGGTGAAAGGGTAATTTCAGTTCCTATATACAATCCAGAATGTAACTACAAATTAACACCTCAACTAGTTAGAGAATACATGAATGAGAAAACCAAGTTAGTCTCACTTGTAGATCCTCTAAATCCCCTGGGGTCCTGTTACAATAAAGAGGAATTAAAAGAATTTGCAGAGATTGCCAGAGAAAATGATTTATATTTACTGCATGATATCACTTACAGGGATTTTGCCCGGAAACATAATTTGATGGCAAAATACGCACCGGAACATACTATAACTGTATTCAGTTTCTCTAAAATATTTGGGATGGCTGGGCTGCGTATAGGTGCTATAGTAGGGATTTGCGATGTAGTTGATTCAGTAAAAAGTATTGTTATAAATGATTTAGGAACAAATGTAGTTTCTCAGCATGGTGCAATGGCAGCATTAAAATCAAAAAGTAGCTGGCTGGATCATATTACTGGCACCACCCGGAAAAATCAGAAAATTATCAAAAACGCGGTTGATGAAGTAGAAGGAGCTTTTATACCAGTTTATCCATCTGATGGTAATATGCTGGCTATAGATATGTATGAAACTGGAATAAAACCAGCCGATGTTTCTGAATTACTCCTCGATAGAAAAATTTTTGTTAGAGAAGGATCCTACACCAGCAGATTATTTGGGCACAGATATTTAAGGGTGAGCTTCTCTATACCTAAAGTACAAGTGGAAACATTCGCCACCAACTTTTTAGAGGTAATGGATTCTTTAAAACCTTCAAAATAAATTCAATTGAAGGATATCCTTAAAACAAATTTATTGGAGTTTTTATGGATTCCTTCTACAATCTTTTTTTAATACAATGATTACAACTTATGTTATTACGTTATAGCCTTAATATTAATATTTACTATTTTAGTGAGCAAAAAAAGTAAAAATATCTAACCCCGTGACGGGGGTATAGTAGGGTTAAAGATATAAAATAATACTAATTGTTTTGTTCTTTTTAATTGGGTATTTGTGGATCTGATTTTTTGGTGTGGTGAAATGTGTAGTACCAAAATATTATTAAAAACAATACATTAATTCCTAGACCCAAAAATCCTCTTTCGGGATCGAAAATTGTGATTGGTGTT harbors:
- a CDS encoding phosphatidylglycerophosphate synthase — translated: MLNKLRPYVRSYLDPIARKIPLNPNIITIIGLIISLIAAYMFATQNLIWGAFLIILSGLMDVIDGAVARNKYSPTKFGGILDSTADRFADAFIIIGLIYGGYVNWIFGILALHASLTVSYVRARAEAEGITCDVGIAERAERIFIILAGVILTLFLETNIIEIAVIIVMILGYFTVLQRVYHSWIQLKKNRL
- a CDS encoding threonylcarbamoyl-AMP synthase; translation: MNLTRINPKNPDKDKIKRFIEILRDGGVIVYPTDTVYGIGANIFNEDAVRRVYSIKKREYGKPISVCVSSVDEIDKIAFLDLSSKRFIEKILPGPFTVILDRKDHVPDILTAGSKKIGVRIPNSPLCMELSREFPITTTSANLSGGKVLESVDDILRELGEAVDVVIDAGPIRKAQPSTVIDLTGSKPKILRKGSDLPFYII
- a CDS encoding DNA repair and recombination protein RadB, with amino-acid sequence MKKNAKIPVGCSIDHIMGGGVEKGTLTQFYGPPGSGKTNITLNLAVKTAKNGKKVIYIDTEGGISIDRIKQIAGNHFDNLAGRIIVFEPTTFKEQNETLNKIEYLIESKKEEVDVIILDSAVALYRLKEKNSQQFNRELGMQMALLSRIARKYNVAVIITNHIYSVFDDNGHGSIEPVGGTILKYWSKTMVELEKGDTIGERIAVLKRHRNRPEGLKARFMIVDTGLKNCV
- a CDS encoding aspartate aminotransferase (catalyzes the formation of oxalozcetate and L-glutamate from L-aspartate and 2-oxoglutarate) → MISPKKYARAAKILPKGFKTANEFFNYIYQEKDMIWMGQNTNHLHKNKDIMDAMIGCIENRDYSKYPPPEGFPELKDLIRKDLGLGNEFDVLVTAGGTESLYLSINDIMDPTDNILTCDPGYLIIDNFATRFGERVISVPIYNPECNYKLTPQLVREYMNEKTKLVSLVDPLNPLGSCYNKEELKEFAEIARENDLYLLHDITYRDFARKHNLMAKYAPEHTITVFSFSKIFGMAGLRIGAIVGICDVVDSVKSIVINDLGTNVVSQHGAMAALKSKSSWLDHITGTTRKNQKIIKNAVDEVEGAFIPVYPSDGNMLAIDMYETGIKPADVSELLLDRKIFVREGSYTSRLFGHRYLRVSFSIPKVQVETFATNFLEVMDSLKPSK